One Candidatus Eisenbacteria bacterium genomic window, GAAATTATTATCTTGCGCATCTTCCTGCATCCAGCGCGCCTGACGGCCCAGATCCCATGTATAACCGGGTGGCAAACTGATTGATTCCATCAGAGCGACGACCGGCTCATTCAGAGCAAAGGCCTCCTGCTGGCCCCGGGTGTTGGCGAAAATCGTCAATGTCTGCTGGCGTTCTTGGCGCTGAAGCGATTTGGGACTTTCAGCAAAATGAAAGTCGGCCAGGGCCGCCAATTGAACAGGGTTATCATTACGGCCTTCAAAGGTCGTGTTTTTCAGTTGCTCAAGGCTGACACGATCCTCCTCCTCGAGCTGCAGAACGATCCCTATCTCCCGTTCCGGCGATTTGAAGCTGCTTGTCCTGCGGTCACCGAGGGCTGTTGAGATTGTTGTCGCGACATCCTGCGGCGACAATCCGTACGAAAGAGTCTGTTCTCGATCCACCGCAACCTGGATTTCTTCTTCCCCATTCTCGAGGCTTGTATCCACGCTGACAACGCCCGGTAGTTGGGCCATCTGGGCCTTCACATCTTGAGAAAGGACTTCGAGCACATCGGGATCGATTCCCTTGAGTTGCACCTCGACTCCAAGCCCCTCGCCGGACCAGCCGCGTTCGCGGCCCATTTTGTACACTATCCCAACCTGTTCGGGAAGCCGCCGGCGAATCGCCATGCCGGCCTCCATGGTCGAGAGGCGTCCTTCATCCGCATCAACCAACCGGGCCGTAATCCGGCCGCCCCGTTGATTAATTCTTGTGGATATCGATTCCAGATCCAATGGGCTCGCATTGGCCAAGAGATCCTGCTCGATGCCGTGGAAAAGGGAATCGACCTCCCCCAGGCTGTAACTTCGTTCGGCCTCCACGGTGATGTCGACACGCCGTTCCGGCTGGTGGGGCGATCCATGTTGCTCAATCCGGCTATACAAAAAAATCCCGGAACCCATTAGCGCGACGGCGGCAATCATTGTGATAAGCCGGTGATTCAGGGTCCAGCCCAGGAGTTGAACATAGGATGTCCGCATGCCATGCCGGCGTAAATACCGGATTAGGACCGCTAGCGCCAGCAGTAACAGCAGCAAGCCGAGCCCTGTCGTCCACTCCATCCCCGTGATCGATGCGAGGACGCGGGCGCCGGTCGTGTGGAACCACGCCAGGATCCCTTTCCAGCCGATATCCGTCAGCTTCCAGATTCCGCCCGCCAAAAGGGCGCTAAGAACAATGATCTTTAAACGGCCGTCATAGCGGGCATACTTCGAATGGAACAGACGCGAACTGGCCAATGGGATCACGGTCAACGCCACAAGAGTTGAGACAGCAATGGCCAGGCAAATCGTTAAACCCGCGTCACCCATCCAGCGCGACATGCGGCTCGAGCTGAGAAAGAAGAAGGGAATAAAAACGCACATGGTGGTCAAAGCTGAGGCCACAACGGCCATGCCGACCTCCTTGGTGCCCAGGATGGCGGCCTTCCTCGGCTCCTCGCCTTCTTCCTCTTGCCGGCGGAAAATGGACTCCAGGGTCACAACGGCCGGGTCGACGAGCATACCAATGGCGAGCATCAGTCCCATCATAGAAACCAAGTTCAATGTGATAGGCGAACCAAAGAACTCCCGGGCGATATAGATACCGATGAAAACGCAACAGACGGATAAGGGAATCGCCATACCAATGACAATGGTGCTGCGAATACTGCGGAGAAAAAGGAAGATGATGACAACGGCGAGGAAACCGCCGAGCAGCGCTGTATCCGTAAGCTTGTTCAACTCGCCGAGGACCATCTCGGCGCGGTCCCGAGTCACCCGGATATCGAGTTCTTCATTTTCCGCACTGATCTCCAGCAGCGCCGCCCGGGCGGCCTTAGCTACGTCGACGACATTCGCCGTCGACGCCTTGTAGATCTCGATCTCTACGGCGTCATGGCCATTGAGCCGCTCGTATCGGGTTTTCTCCGGATAGCCGTAGGTAACGCGTCCAAGATCAGATAGTTTTAAATTTCTTCCGGGAATCGGCAAATCACCGATCTCGTCGACAAGCTGGAACTCCCCCTGAGCGCGGGTCTGATAGCGCAATCCGGCGTCCAGAACCCGGCCTACCGAAATGTTAACATTATTTGCGCGGAGTTGCTGAGCCAGAAAATTCAGAGAGATATTATGGGATTCAAGCCGCTGTTGATCGAGTTCTACAATGAGCTGCTTTTCCTCGATTCCATCAATCGTGACATTGGCTACTCCATCAATACGCAGAAGCCGCGGTTCAACCACCTTGCGCACAATATCGAAAAGCCGCCCTTCCTCCCCCTTCCAGGCGAGATCGGCATCGAGGATCGGGCTGTCGTCGGTTTGCCATCTGCGGATTCTGATATTGTCTATCTCTGGAGGCAGCAGCACCCGTGTCTGATCGACCCGGTCACGCACCGCGAGCACCGCCAAATCCATATCAGTGCCGGAAGTAAACTCAATCCTTACATTTGATGAATTGTTGCCCGAGCTTGAGCTAATCGTTTCGAGGTTTTCAAGCAGCGCCAAAGATTGTTCAAGGGGAATGGTGATTTTGCGCTCTATTTCTTCAGGGGAGGCCGACGGATAGTTCACACTTACCGAAACCGATGTTGAAGAAAGGCTTGGAAACGATTCAAGCGGAATCCGCCCGACAGAGATCACACCGAGAACGATGGCCGAGAGAATCAGCATCCCG contains:
- a CDS encoding efflux RND transporter permease subunit, which encodes MKLARFAVEHPVTLGMLILSAIVLGVISVGRIPLESFPSLSSTSVSVSVNYPSASPEEIERKITIPLEQSLALLENLETISSSSGNNSSNVRIEFTSGTDMDLAVLAVRDRVDQTRVLLPPEIDNIRIRRWQTDDSPILDADLAWKGEEGRLFDIVRKVVEPRLLRIDGVANVTIDGIEEKQLIVELDQQRLESHNISLNFLAQQLRANNVNISVGRVLDAGLRYQTRAQGEFQLVDEIGDLPIPGRNLKLSDLGRVTYGYPEKTRYERLNGHDAVEIEIYKASTANVVDVAKAARAALLEISAENEELDIRVTRDRAEMVLGELNKLTDTALLGGFLAVVIIFLFLRSIRSTIVIGMAIPLSVCCVFIGIYIAREFFGSPITLNLVSMMGLMLAIGMLVDPAVVTLESIFRRQEEEGEEPRKAAILGTKEVGMAVVASALTTMCVFIPFFFLSSSRMSRWMGDAGLTICLAIAVSTLVALTVIPLASSRLFHSKYARYDGRLKIIVLSALLAGGIWKLTDIGWKGILAWFHTTGARVLASITGMEWTTGLGLLLLLLALAVLIRYLRRHGMRTSYVQLLGWTLNHRLITMIAAVALMGSGIFLYSRIEQHGSPHQPERRVDITVEAERSYSLGEVDSLFHGIEQDLLANASPLDLESISTRINQRGGRITARLVDADEGRLSTMEAGMAIRRRLPEQVGIVYKMGRERGWSGEGLGVEVQLKGIDPDVLEVLSQDVKAQMAQLPGVVSVDTSLENGEEEIQVAVDREQTLSYGLSPQDVATTISTALGDRRTSSFKSPEREIGIVLQLEEEDRVSLEQLKNTTFEGRNDNPVQLAALADFHFAESPKSLQRQERQQTLTIFANTRGQQEAFALNEPVVALMESISLPPGYTWDLGRQARWMQEDAQDNNFTLLFAVLLIYLIMASLFESLIHPFTIMFAIPFSLIGVSIGLWALHVPLDNNGMLGMLILFGIVVNNGIVLIDHINQYRRAGMARREAILRGGQNRMRPILMTAATTILNLMPLVLPMVYGTSEGFARRWGPVGLVVVSGLATSTILTLVLAPTLYSLLDDLGLWVRRVVRTAWR